A genomic segment from Acidimicrobiales bacterium encodes:
- a CDS encoding YebC/PmpR family DNA-binding transcriptional regulator, which yields MSGHSKWATIKHKKGAADAARAKQFAKLLRQVEVAAREGGGDPTMNASLRAAIQKARDSSVPMDNIERATKRGAGETEGVRYESVMYEGYSAGGVAMLVDALTDNRNRTGAEVRSIFSKNGGAMAEPGAVSWQFERKGVIMVPASVGEEQLMEVALEAGAEDIAEQGDVFQVTCAPADLSALRTALEEAGIAIDSAETTMLPQNSVPVTEENVAKQVLRMMDALEDNDDVQNVYANFDISDELFTTVLA from the coding sequence AAGAAGGGCGCGGCCGACGCGGCGCGGGCGAAGCAGTTCGCCAAGCTGCTGCGCCAGGTCGAAGTCGCGGCGCGCGAAGGCGGCGGCGACCCGACGATGAACGCGTCGCTGCGCGCCGCGATCCAAAAGGCGCGCGACAGCTCCGTCCCCATGGACAACATCGAGCGCGCCACGAAGCGCGGCGCCGGTGAGACCGAAGGCGTGCGCTACGAGTCGGTGATGTACGAGGGGTACTCAGCCGGCGGTGTGGCCATGCTCGTCGACGCGCTCACCGACAACCGCAACCGCACCGGCGCCGAAGTGCGCTCGATCTTCTCGAAGAACGGCGGCGCCATGGCCGAGCCCGGCGCGGTGTCGTGGCAGTTCGAGCGCAAAGGCGTGATCATGGTGCCGGCCTCGGTCGGCGAGGAGCAGCTGATGGAGGTCGCCCTCGAAGCCGGCGCCGAGGACATCGCGGAGCAAGGCGACGTGTTCCAGGTCACGTGCGCGCCCGCGGATCTGTCCGCGCTGCGCACCGCGCTCGAGGAAGCCGGCATCGCCATCGACTCGGCGGAGACGACGATGCTGCCGCAGAACTCCGTCCCGGTCACGGAAGAGAACGTGGCCAAGCAGGTCCTGCGCATGATGGACGCGCTCGAAGACAACGACGACGTCCAGAACGTCTACGCCAACTTCGACATCTCCGACGAGTTATTTACAACAGTGTTGGCGTAG
- a CDS encoding helix-turn-helix domain-containing protein codes for MPSALAALAFVVNGGHERPTLGASGANADDWLVPMVFTYDEVASLLRTSDRTVRRLVRAGDLPVIKVGGQPRVARADLDDYVARLRARRESELSNGPE; via the coding sequence ATGCCGTCGGCACTCGCTGCTCTCGCGTTTGTGGTCAATGGCGGCCACGAGCGGCCAACGCTTGGCGCTTCGGGCGCCAACGCCGATGATTGGCTCGTGCCGATGGTGTTCACGTACGACGAGGTCGCAAGTCTGCTGCGCACGAGCGACCGCACCGTTCGGCGCCTCGTCCGGGCCGGCGACCTGCCGGTCATCAAGGTCGGCGGCCAACCGCGGGTCGCCCGCGCAGACCTTGATGACTACGTCGCCCGCCTACGCGCGCGTCGCGAGAGTGAGTTGAGCAATGGACCGGAATAA
- a CDS encoding bifunctional DNA primase/polymerase, with protein sequence MTADRVFADEAIFLASLGWSVFPLCYRGKAPLTAHGHRDGTTDLALVARWARKYPRANIGARVVDHLVVLDVDPRNGGDESLAALGTLPSTLTSVTGAGGRHLFFRRPLGELMNGAHKLGPGVDVKVGGRGYVVLPPSVHPNGQRYEWMRPLAEVAALPAHVVELLRPPVIEARPMRHHDASAAPRPGDVFNATTSWSDVLEPHGWRFVGQRGDLGYWCRPGKRAGVSATTNALGTDRLHVFTSSAPPLLADTSYDRFGAFAALHYGGDLTAAARALRAVVT encoded by the coding sequence GTGACGGCCGACCGGGTTTTTGCCGACGAGGCGATCTTCCTTGCGTCGCTCGGTTGGTCGGTGTTCCCCTTGTGCTACCGCGGCAAGGCGCCGTTGACGGCGCACGGACACCGCGATGGCACCACCGACCTCGCACTTGTGGCGCGGTGGGCGCGGAAGTATCCCCGCGCCAACATCGGTGCGCGCGTTGTCGACCATCTCGTGGTGCTGGACGTCGACCCGCGTAACGGCGGCGATGAATCGCTCGCCGCGCTCGGCACATTGCCGTCGACGTTGACGTCGGTCACCGGCGCGGGCGGGCGTCACTTGTTCTTTCGTCGCCCGCTCGGCGAGTTGATGAACGGCGCGCACAAGCTCGGGCCGGGCGTCGACGTGAAAGTCGGTGGGCGTGGCTACGTCGTGCTGCCGCCGTCGGTGCATCCGAACGGGCAGCGCTACGAATGGATGCGCCCGCTCGCCGAAGTTGCGGCGTTGCCCGCGCATGTTGTCGAGCTGTTGCGGCCACCCGTCATTGAGGCGCGGCCGATGCGTCACCACGACGCATCGGCCGCGCCGCGGCCGGGCGACGTGTTCAACGCTACGACGTCGTGGTCGGACGTTTTGGAGCCGCACGGCTGGCGCTTTGTTGGCCAGCGCGGCGACCTTGGCTATTGGTGCCGACCGGGCAAGCGCGCCGGAGTTTCGGCGACGACCAACGCCCTTGGCACGGACCGGCTGCACGTGTTCACGTCGTCGGCGCCGCCGTTGCTGGCGGACACGAGCTACGACCGCTTCGGCGCCTTCGCTGCGTTGCACTACGGCGGCGACCTCACAGCGGCGGCGCGTGCGTTGCGGGCGGTGGTCACATGA
- a CDS encoding tyrosine-type recombinase/integrase gives MTRIDELGDIPADWRQLMADLTPYTQANRRASFRGFVTWLFDTGVIPTDERLLDIPTSSARHRSRLDNARIDVELVLSTASPREALVVALMGYCGLRRVEVARLTWACVDLRRRKFIVRGKAGRERVLDLRDAYDHVARARGPFARPDGFVVASERRWPQGLNETKIWLEARRALDRAGVSAPPKALRAEAVARLAESGASVEQLRAFLGHDDPSAIDDYLPRFVTDPVRTVNRQPGSGDRPRPENASPARWAFRWALSPSACAGPVTGELASLSELVEWYLERRRSDWLPVTYASQALMLRQLAASADLLTYDSVRAWLTQGECARNTVRVRTISVRCFIRELLAAGLIVADPTKALKTPRLVANAPRRLSDDDCAVLLKANRGPTVTLILLLMLCHALTATQMHRLGIGDVDVDHLVLKHPETGLIPLSVEVALAVRRHLAAGDRTNGPLFVGASGQRMSRQRITGTVLSAFKRAELSGSAKTLQATAIAHFVESGAPVHAIRDAAGHKALSTTFRHLQVGQEAGSREFAPRAWPIPSSPDSQYFTLREAALALGISIGWLATVRRQANVVGSRTPTGNVVFTTSDIHTLRGYLNAHRRGNPRHVPARIAEQIVRLHDDDDRPFAWISRHLNAARAATGEAAVWTPYRIAVAYRGGKAPWTSNDLSPSTSTSGSRSTRSKAQPPPQRQRRCDTSPSTSPSQTQTTSPSTRSAHGSATHRGRP, from the coding sequence GTGACACGGATCGACGAGCTGGGCGATATCCCTGCTGACTGGCGTCAACTGATGGCAGACCTGACGCCATACACCCAGGCAAATAGACGAGCTTCGTTTCGTGGGTTCGTGACGTGGCTATTCGATACGGGAGTCATCCCGACCGATGAGCGACTCCTCGATATCCCGACGTCGAGCGCGCGACACAGGTCCCGGTTGGACAACGCTCGAATCGATGTCGAGCTTGTGCTTTCGACGGCTTCGCCACGCGAGGCGTTGGTTGTGGCTCTCATGGGGTATTGCGGCTTGCGCCGAGTCGAGGTTGCGCGGCTGACGTGGGCATGTGTGGATCTTCGGCGTCGAAAGTTCATTGTCCGTGGGAAGGCCGGTCGCGAGCGAGTGCTGGATCTGCGCGACGCATACGACCACGTCGCGCGTGCGCGCGGCCCGTTCGCACGGCCTGATGGCTTCGTCGTGGCGTCCGAGAGACGCTGGCCACAAGGGCTGAATGAAACGAAGATCTGGTTGGAGGCTCGAAGGGCACTCGACCGGGCAGGCGTGTCCGCTCCGCCAAAGGCGCTACGGGCGGAAGCTGTTGCGCGTTTGGCCGAATCCGGTGCGAGCGTGGAACAGCTACGCGCGTTTCTGGGCCACGACGATCCGAGCGCTATCGACGACTATCTGCCCCGGTTCGTGACTGATCCGGTCCGCACCGTCAACCGCCAGCCGGGTTCGGGCGATCGTCCCCGGCCGGAAAACGCGTCGCCGGCGCGCTGGGCCTTCCGCTGGGCGCTGTCTCCAAGCGCGTGCGCTGGTCCAGTCACGGGCGAGCTTGCGTCGCTCTCCGAACTTGTCGAGTGGTATCTGGAACGACGACGGTCAGATTGGCTTCCCGTGACGTACGCCAGTCAGGCGCTCATGCTTCGACAGTTAGCAGCCAGCGCCGATCTGTTGACCTATGACTCCGTCCGCGCATGGCTGACGCAGGGAGAGTGCGCTCGCAACACGGTTCGCGTCCGCACCATCTCGGTACGTTGCTTCATCCGCGAGCTGCTGGCGGCCGGGCTGATCGTCGCTGACCCGACAAAAGCGCTCAAGACGCCCCGTCTCGTCGCGAACGCCCCGCGACGACTGTCCGACGACGATTGCGCGGTGCTGTTGAAAGCGAACCGTGGCCCAACGGTCACGCTCATCCTGCTGCTGATGTTGTGCCACGCGCTCACGGCGACGCAGATGCATCGCCTCGGCATAGGCGACGTAGATGTGGATCACCTGGTGCTCAAGCATCCCGAAACGGGATTGATCCCACTCAGCGTCGAGGTCGCCTTGGCGGTGCGGAGACATCTCGCGGCTGGTGATCGGACGAATGGCCCGCTGTTTGTCGGCGCATCCGGTCAACGGATGTCCCGCCAACGGATTACAGGCACGGTGCTCTCAGCCTTCAAGCGGGCCGAACTGTCGGGAAGCGCGAAGACACTGCAAGCGACGGCAATCGCCCACTTCGTCGAGAGCGGCGCCCCCGTCCATGCGATCCGCGACGCGGCCGGACACAAGGCGTTGTCGACAACCTTTCGTCACCTGCAGGTCGGGCAAGAGGCGGGATCACGAGAGTTCGCCCCACGGGCCTGGCCGATCCCAAGCTCGCCGGACAGCCAGTACTTCACGTTGCGCGAGGCGGCGCTCGCACTCGGAATCTCGATCGGCTGGCTGGCAACAGTACGCAGACAAGCAAACGTTGTTGGCTCCCGAACACCGACCGGCAACGTCGTCTTCACCACCTCCGATATTCACACGCTCCGGGGATACCTCAACGCACATCGGCGCGGGAACCCGCGCCACGTACCGGCGCGCATAGCTGAACAGATCGTGCGACTGCACGACGATGACGATCGACCATTCGCGTGGATCTCTCGCCATCTGAACGCAGCAAGAGCCGCGACCGGCGAGGCTGCCGTGTGGACGCCGTACCGGATCGCGGTTGCCTACCGAGGAGGAAAAGCGCCATGGACCTCGAACGACTTATCACCGAGTACATCAACGAGCGGGTCGCGCTCGACGAGATCCAAGGCTCAACCGCCACCGCAACGGCAGCGACGCTGCGACACCTCGCCGAGTACATCGCCGAGTCAGACACAAACGACGTCACCGAGCACGCGATCCGCGCATGGCTCAGCAACCCATCGTGGTCGGCCATGA
- a CDS encoding helix-turn-helix domain-containing protein, with protein sequence MGNPTKDEIIGDDGDLSKREVARLCRIAISTVDALIANGALDAYRAGRVWRVRRESLDALRAGTK encoded by the coding sequence TTGGGCAACCCAACTAAAGACGAAATCATTGGCGACGACGGCGACCTTTCCAAGCGCGAAGTCGCGCGCTTGTGCCGCATCGCGATTAGCACCGTAGACGCGCTGATCGCGAACGGCGCCCTCGACGCGTATCGCGCCGGGCGCGTGTGGCGAGTGCGCCGTGAGAGCCTCGATGCGTTGCGGGCGGGCACGAAATGA
- a CDS encoding recombinase family protein: protein MALAVRDGAVGAGRAAIYARISKDEAGDALGVERQVKLCRDLARSHGLHVAADDVLVDNDMSAYAKRRRPQFERLVDMLDNREVDAVVVYHSDRLYRRTRDLERLVDVIEGGNTTVHTVAAGLVDLSTASGRMVARMLGAAAQHESERMGERIQAKMDELAAKGTPPSGPPPYGYAPGYVVDESERDVLQLMARRVLEGASLLRVARELDAAGIKPRKAAKWNSTSIRTALLNPAVIAQRIHRREVAGPGTWEPVLDRDTYEKLRAVLADPSRKHTRPARKYLLAGLVFTPEGDQMNGRMDRGAGDDPRGNARNRPTYATRTVRPGAGRGAPGVRRGPAQAVDAAKLETHVIEALFAALDGTVLADASTTDASVSGDVERIERDLAELAALRGRGEITLAEWMAARKPLMERRDAALAAVATVRSRPARVDALLRNPKKLRKEWSTLPLEVQREVVTAFIDRIIVERATNARHTSIEDRVPVDNIRWRA, encoded by the coding sequence ATGGCCCTAGCTGTCAGAGACGGCGCCGTGGGCGCTGGTCGCGCCGCCATCTACGCCCGCATCTCCAAGGACGAAGCGGGCGACGCGCTCGGCGTGGAACGGCAAGTCAAGTTGTGCCGCGACCTCGCTCGTTCGCACGGACTCCACGTTGCCGCTGACGACGTGCTCGTTGATAACGACATGTCGGCGTACGCGAAGCGACGTCGTCCGCAGTTTGAGCGGCTCGTCGACATGCTCGACAACCGCGAGGTGGACGCCGTCGTCGTATACCACTCCGACCGGCTTTACCGGCGCACGCGAGACCTTGAGCGCCTCGTCGACGTGATCGAGGGCGGCAATACAACTGTGCACACCGTCGCCGCGGGTCTTGTAGACCTGTCAACAGCGTCCGGCCGCATGGTCGCACGCATGTTGGGCGCGGCGGCCCAACATGAGAGCGAACGAATGGGCGAACGCATCCAAGCGAAAATGGACGAACTGGCGGCGAAGGGCACACCACCCTCAGGGCCGCCGCCGTACGGGTACGCGCCAGGTTATGTGGTCGACGAATCCGAGCGCGACGTGCTGCAACTCATGGCCCGCCGCGTGCTTGAGGGCGCGTCGCTGCTGCGCGTCGCCCGCGAACTCGACGCCGCGGGCATTAAGCCGCGCAAGGCCGCCAAGTGGAACTCGACCTCGATTCGTACCGCGTTGCTGAACCCGGCGGTTATCGCGCAACGCATCCATCGGCGCGAGGTCGCGGGGCCGGGAACATGGGAGCCGGTGCTCGACCGTGACACCTACGAGAAGCTGCGCGCCGTGCTCGCCGACCCGTCGCGTAAGCACACCCGCCCCGCTCGCAAGTATCTCTTGGCGGGCCTCGTGTTCACGCCCGAGGGCGACCAAATGAACGGCCGCATGGACCGTGGCGCTGGCGACGACCCGCGGGGTAACGCGCGCAACCGACCGACCTACGCGACGCGCACCGTTCGCCCGGGCGCCGGGCGTGGCGCGCCGGGTGTTCGGCGTGGACCCGCGCAGGCGGTTGACGCGGCGAAACTTGAGACCCACGTCATCGAGGCGCTGTTCGCGGCGCTCGACGGCACCGTGCTTGCCGACGCCTCGACGACCGACGCGTCCGTCAGTGGTGACGTGGAGCGAATCGAACGCGACCTAGCGGAACTCGCGGCCCTGCGCGGTCGCGGCGAGATCACGCTCGCCGAATGGATGGCGGCGCGCAAGCCATTGATGGAACGGCGAGACGCGGCGCTCGCCGCGGTGGCAACGGTACGCAGTCGTCCCGCGCGCGTCGACGCGTTGTTGCGCAACCCGAAAAAACTGCGCAAGGAGTGGTCGACGTTGCCGCTGGAGGTCCAACGCGAGGTTGTCACGGCGTTCATTGACCGCATCATCGTCGAGCGCGCAACGAACGCGCGGCACACGTCGATCGAAGATCGCGTGCCCGTCGACAACATTCGTTGGCGCGCTTAG